A stretch of the Bacteroidales bacterium genome encodes the following:
- a CDS encoding helix-turn-helix domain-containing protein produces the protein MTSFGDFIKREREKRGWTQTDFGAKLSINMTKISRIENNKELFTQSKLEKLSNVLQIEIDIIKDYFFGDKFAKEAYKNGCSDKTFIVAEQATQYFRTKNAKQGKIDF, from the coding sequence ATGACAAGTTTCGGAGATTTTATAAAGCGAGAAAGAGAAAAACGAGGATGGACTCAAACCGATTTTGGGGCTAAACTTAGCATCAATATGACCAAAATTAGTCGGATTGAAAACAATAAAGAATTATTTACTCAATCTAAACTTGAGAAGCTGTCTAATGTATTGCAAATAGAAATAGACATTATAAAAGATTATTTTTTCGGAGATAAATTTGCAAAAGAAGCGTACAAAAATGGATGTTCTGATAAAACATTTATTGTAGCTGAACAGGCAACGCAATATTTCAGAACGAAAAATGCAAAACAAGGAAAAATAGATTTTTAA
- a CDS encoding SAM-dependent methyltransferase, with translation MANERKTEQLVRKHFEKFANNILIEEQSSDIPKVNKLLKTASKKGTGKGYPEFLITFKDNSDLIIVVECKASISKHESKDKDKYSEYAVDGALLYASYLSKDFDVLAIAVSGETKQSLKISHFLHLKSEKKAISKFDNKLLSTTDYLNGYIGSEEKFRQDYNTLLDFTKDLNAKLHSHKILGSQRSLLISSILIALENKAFKKSYSVYDNSENLAKFLTQTVSNELESANITGKKLENLNIQFSFIKTDTSLSKKEDVLKGIIDEIDENINTFIKTHRYFDVLGQLYIEFLRYANSDKGLGIVLTPPHITELFSDLAQVNKNSLAYDNCTGTGGFLISAMSKMIKDAKGDQEKINEIKFKQLIGVEYQSHIFALAISNMYIHQDGKTNIINGSCFDENVIKEVSKKKPTVGFLNPPYKSDKKTDTDELEFILNNLECLSDGGTCIAIVPMQSALAQKGKVYEFKKELLKRHTLEAVLSMPNELFFNSKVGVVSCIMVFTAHKPHPILKETYFGYYKNDGFVKRKGKGRFDAYGKWKGLKKKWLSNYINRKEEVGFSVNKVVSAEMEWVAEAYMETDYSKLSKDDFLKTLKNYVFVNELYLKNNETNTSL, from the coding sequence ATGGCAAACGAAAGAAAAACAGAGCAACTAGTTCGAAAGCACTTTGAGAAATTTGCTAACAATATACTTATAGAAGAACAAAGTTCTGATATCCCAAAAGTAAATAAGTTGCTTAAAACTGCCTCAAAAAAAGGAACAGGAAAGGGGTATCCTGAATTTCTGATTACGTTTAAAGATAATTCAGATTTAATAATCGTTGTCGAATGCAAGGCAAGTATTAGCAAACACGAAAGCAAAGATAAAGATAAGTATTCTGAGTATGCTGTAGACGGAGCATTACTTTATGCATCATATTTGTCAAAAGATTTTGATGTCTTAGCTATTGCGGTTAGTGGAGAGACAAAACAATCGTTAAAAATCTCCCATTTCTTGCACCTGAAAAGTGAAAAAAAAGCAATTTCAAAGTTTGACAATAAATTACTAAGTACAACTGATTATCTTAATGGTTATATAGGTAGTGAAGAAAAATTTAGACAAGACTACAATACACTCTTGGACTTTACAAAAGATTTAAATGCTAAATTACATTCTCATAAAATTTTAGGAAGTCAAAGGAGTTTACTTATAAGTTCTATTCTTATAGCTTTAGAAAATAAAGCATTTAAAAAATCTTATTCTGTATATGATAATTCTGAAAACCTAGCAAAATTTTTAACTCAAACTGTTTCTAATGAATTAGAAAGTGCAAATATTACAGGTAAAAAACTTGAGAATCTTAATATACAATTTAGCTTTATAAAAACTGACACATCTTTATCCAAAAAAGAAGATGTTCTAAAAGGAATAATTGATGAAATAGATGAAAATATAAATACATTTATTAAGACTCATCGGTATTTTGATGTTCTTGGTCAGCTTTATATAGAATTTTTACGTTATGCTAATAGTGATAAGGGATTAGGTATTGTATTAACACCTCCACATATCACGGAATTATTTTCGGATTTAGCACAAGTGAATAAAAATTCACTTGCTTATGATAATTGTACTGGTACTGGTGGTTTTTTAATAAGTGCAATGAGTAAAATGATAAAAGACGCAAAAGGAGACCAAGAAAAGATAAATGAGATTAAGTTTAAACAATTAATAGGTGTTGAATATCAATCTCACATATTTGCACTTGCTATTTCTAATATGTATATCCATCAAGATGGGAAGACTAATATAATTAATGGTAGTTGCTTTGATGAAAATGTAATTAAAGAAGTTTCTAAAAAGAAGCCAACTGTAGGCTTTTTAAATCCACCATACAAATCGGATAAAAAAACAGATACAGATGAATTAGAATTTATTTTAAATAATTTAGAGTGTTTGAGTGATGGAGGTACTTGTATTGCAATTGTTCCAATGCAAAGTGCTTTAGCACAAAAAGGGAAGGTCTATGAATTTAAAAAGGAGTTATTAAAAAGACATACTCTAGAAGCTGTTTTATCAATGCCTAATGAACTGTTTTTTAATTCTAAGGTTGGTGTTGTTTCTTGTATCATGGTTTTTACTGCACATAAGCCACATCCAATTCTTAAAGAAACTTATTTTGGTTATTATAAAAATGATGGATTTGTTAAAAGAAAAGGAAAAGGGAGGTTTGATGCTTATGGTAAATGGAAAGGTCTTAAAAAAAAGTGGTTGTCAAATTATATTAATCGTAAAGAAGAAGTTGGTTTTAGCGTAAACAAAGTTGTATCTGCGGAAATGGAATGGGTTGCTGAAGCCTACATGGAAACTGATTATAGTAAATTGTCAAAAGATGATTTCTTGAAAACCTTAAAAAATTATGTGTTTGTAAACGAACTTTATCTTAAAAACAATGAAACTAATACCTCTTTATAA